One genomic segment of Coffea arabica cultivar ET-39 chromosome 6e, Coffea Arabica ET-39 HiFi, whole genome shotgun sequence includes these proteins:
- the LOC113697398 gene encoding ABSCISIC ACID-INSENSITIVE 5-like protein 2 → MGSQGGVGKSTVGGTQIHEPKSSSLARQGSLYSLTLDEVQHHLGDLGKPLSSMNLDELLKTVWTAEANQGTGGVDYGVHQHGQLPLALNRQSSLTLSRDLSKKTVDEVWQDIQQGQKHNYERKAQERQITLGEITLEDFLVKAGVVAEPTPSKNSGSSLGVDAVVLQQQNVPPQSQWTHYQIPSIHQSPPPQQQQQQNIMPVFMPGHPVQPQLTIGSNPMMDSAYPETQMTMSPSTLMGTLSDTQTPGRRRVGSGDVIQKTVERRQKRMIKNRESAARSRARKQAYTHELENKVTRLEEENERLKRQREMEKALTTVPPPEPKYQLRRTSSGPV, encoded by the exons ATGGGATCTCAAGGGGGTGTTGGTAAGAGTACTGTTGGTGGAACTCAAATCCATGAGCCCAAGTCAAGCTCATTGGCAAGGCAAGGATCTTTATACAGTCTAACTCTTGATGAGGTTCAGCACCACTTAGGGGATTTGGGGAAACCATTAAGCAGCATGAACCTTGATGAGCTTCTTAAGACTGTCTGGACTGCTGAGGCTAACCAAGGAACTGGAGGTGTTGATTATGGGGTACATCAGCATGGCCAGCTACCTTTGGCTTTAAATCGCCAATCAAGCCTTACATTGTCTAGGGATCTGAGCAAGAAGACTGTGGATGAGGTCTGGCAAGATATTCAACAAGGACAGAAACACAATTATGAGAGGAAAGCTCAGGAAAGACAAATTACTCTTGGTGAAATAACACTGGAGGATTTCTTGGTTAAGGCAGGAGTGGTTGCTGAACCAACTCCATCAAAGAATTCTGGTTCAAGTTTAGGGGTTGATGCTGTTGTACTTCAACAACAGAATGTTCCACCACAATCTCAGTGGACACATTATCAGATCCCTTCAATTCATCAGTCACCACCAcctcagcagcagcagcagcagaacATTATGCCTGTTTTTATGCCTGGCCATCCAGTTCAACCGCAGCTTACAATTGGTTCAAATCCTATGATGGATTCTGCATATCCTGAAACTCAAATGACCATGTCCCCCTCCACTTTGATGGGCACTCTCTCTGATACACAAACACCAGGAAGGAGGAGGGTTGGTTCTGGTGATGTGATACAAAAGACTGTTGAAAGGAGACAGAAGAGGATGATCAAGAACCGGGAATCTGCAGCACGTTCACGAGCAAGAAAACAG GCATATACACATGAGCTGGAGAACAAGGTTACACGCCTTGAAGAGGAGAATGAAAGGCTTAAGAGGCAGAGG